The Glycine soja cultivar W05 chromosome 8, ASM419377v2, whole genome shotgun sequence genome has a window encoding:
- the LOC114421125 gene encoding probable caffeoyl-CoA O-methyltransferase At4g26220: MSSNPVILQSENLTKYILETSVYPREEETLKELRNATASHPWGFMGAAPDAGQLMTLLLKLLNAKKTIEVGVFTGYSLLLTALTIPDDGKIIALDPDREAYEIGLPFIKKAGVEHKIDFIESPALPVLDKLIEDPSNKESFDFAFVDADKDNYWNYHERLLKLVKIGGLIIYDNTLWGGTVAWPEEDVPAPKRKFRQAALAFNKAIADDSCVEISAVSIGDGFTICRRAH; this comes from the exons ATGTCCTCTAATCCAGTAATACTGCAGAGTGAGAACTTGACCAAG TATATACTGGAGACCAGCGTTTACCCACGAGAAGAAGAGACTCTCAAAGAGCTAAGGAATGCCACTGCAAGCCATCCTTG GGGCTTTATGGGTGCTGCTCCCGATGCGGGTCAGCTAATGACCTTGCTCTTGAAGCTGTTGAATGCTAAAAAGACTATTGAAGTGGGAGTTTTTACTGGATACTCTCTTCTCCTTACTGCACTTACCATTCCAGATGATGGAAAG ATTATTGCCCTGGATCCTGACAGAGAAGCTTACGAGATAGGACTACCATTCATTAAAAAGGCTGGTGTAGAGCACAAGATCGACTTCATAGAGTCTCCAGCTCTACCGGTTCTTGATAAACTCATAGAAGAT CCTTCAAATAAGGAAAGTTTTGATTTTGCCTTTgttgatgctgataaagataaCTATTGGAATTACCACGAGCGGCTTCTTAAACTGGTAAAGATTGGTGGGTTAATCATCTATGATAACACTCTCTGGGGTGGAACTGTTGCCTGGCCGGAAGAGGATGTTCCAGCACCCAAAAGAAAATTCAGGCAGGCTGCACTGGCTTTCAACAAAGCAATTGCAGATGATTCTTGTGTTGAAATTTCTGCTGTTTCAATTGGTGATGGCTTCACTATCTGCAGACGTGCTCATTGA
- the LOC114421126 gene encoding 40S ribosomal protein S15a-5-like — MGRRILNDALRSMVNAERRGKSMVELKPISTVMSSFLQIMKHHGYIKDFQVYDPHRVGRISVELQGRINDCKALMHRKDLKARDIEAYRLQTLPTHQWGYVVITTPDGILDHEEAIRKNVGGQVLGYFH; from the exons ATGGGGAGGAGGATACTGAATGATGCCTTGAGGAGTATGGTGAATGCAGAGAGGAGAGGGAAATCTATGGTGGAACTCAAGCCAATCTCCACTGTTATGTCTTCCTTTCTCCAAATCATGAAACACCACG GGTATATCAAGGACTTTCAAGTCTATGATCCGCATAGAGTGGGGAGGATATCGGTTGAACTACAAGGTAGGATTAATGATTGCAAGGCCCTTATGCACAGAAAGGACCTTAAGGCAAGGGACATTGAAGCCTACAGATTGCAGACTCTTCCAACACATCAG TGGGGTTATGTTGTCATTACAACTCCTGATGGCATTTTGGATCATGAAGAGGCCATTAGGAAGAATGTAGGTGGCCAGGTTCTTGGTTACTTTCACTAA
- the LOC114421127 gene encoding F-box/LRR-repeat protein At4g29420, which yields MGTMEDLPASVLAEILSRFTDTTDVARCRVVSKSLNAASYEVRWLNLVCSMSRYLKSRSPETKHLVTPFKTVITNLVRRSGNLESVSLGVDRALGGVSFDDVEDEADDLYLTDMNFIREWLPSVSDALKSFSVSDFWVQSCWRRSEALSLISSTCRNLVKLVVRNAWLSVDGLCLMPTLTYLTLEFVRLDDEDLSRINACFPNLTQLNLIGVGGLKEPKINLLHLTTCQWSVSNAPLSLIICAPCLVDFDLRCIKPRLVVLEAPSLSNFSLSLENTDELRLKNCANIQCLQLSVECLSLGFLFSMFRHCSTVKRLTLDLVGRTEQVDVAEFGIDTLLVCFPNITYLNLGPRAWRVMENSFSRGGLEDGIGMKMIKELIAHLMVHEMGVTLTLAFISSVLDKSTELSDVSLLIHRNVDSYVAGSLISACRSKFPRVRWRWGIWEEGIKDTWFSDGI from the exons ATGGGGACGATGGAGGATCTTCCAGCTTCGGTGTTGGCGGAAATTCTGAGTCGTTTTACGGACACGACGGATGTGGCGCGGTGCAGGGTGGTTTCGAAGAGCCTAAACGCGGCGTCGTACGAGGTTCGGTGGTTGAACCTGGTGTGTTCCATGTCCCGCTACCTCAAGTCTCGTTCGCCGGAGACCAAGCACCTCGTCACCCCCTTCAAGACCGTCATTACGAACCTCGTGCGCCGCTCCGGCAACCTCGAATCCGTGTCGCTCGGCGTTGACCGCGCCCTTGGCGGCGTCTCCTTCGACGACGTCGAAGACGAGGCCGACGATCTCTACCTCACCGATATGAACTTCATCAGAGAGTGGCTTCCTTCTGTTTCCGACGCTCTCAAATCCTTCTCCGTCTCCGATTTCTGGGTCCAGTCTTGTTGGCGCCGATCCGAAGCTCTATCGCTCATCTCTTCCACGT GTCGTAATCTTGTGAAATTGGTTGTGAGGAACGCGTGGTTATCCGTGGATGGTTTGTGTTTGATGCCAACGCTGACATATTTGACCCTTGAGTTTGTGAGACTAGATGATGAGGACTTAAGCAGGATTAATGCCTGTTTCCCTAACTTGACACAACTCAATCTTATTGGGGTTGGTGGACTAAAGGAGCCTAAGATTAATCTCTTACACCTCACCACTTGTCAATGGTCAGTCTCAAATGCTCCACTTTCTTTGATTATATGTGCACCTTGCCTTGTTGATTTTGATCTCAGATGCATCAAACCAAGGTTGGTTGTCCTTGAAGCCCCTTCCCTGTCCAATTTTAGTCTATCCCTTGAGAATACTGATGAGCTCAGGTTGAAAAATTGTGCTAATATACAATGCCTTCAGCTTAGTGTAGAATGCctttctcttggttttttgtttAGCATGTTTCGCCATTGCAGCACGGTGAAGAGACTTACCTTGGATTTGGTGGGAAGAACAGAACAGGTTGATGTGGCAGAGTTTGGGATTGATACTTTGTTGGTTTGTTTTCCAAACATAACATATCTTAATTTAGGTCCTAGAGCTTGGCGTGTGATGGAGAATTCTTTCAGCCGAGGAGGTTTGGAAGATGGAATTGGGATGAAGATGATAAAAGAACTTATTGCACATCTAATGGTCCATGAAATGGGGGTTACCCTTACCCTTGCATTTATTTCCTCTGTTTTGGATAAAAGCACCGAATTATCTGATGTTTCACTGCTCATCCACCGTAATGTTGATTCATATGTTGCTGGCAGCCTGATCTCTGCGTGCAGAAGCAAATTCCCAAGAGTTAGATGGAGATGGGGAATATGGGAAGAAGGAATCAAAGATACTTGGTTCTCTGATGGCATCTAG
- the LOC114421129 gene encoding zinc protease PQQL-like isoform X1, giving the protein MELLPASAPPISKKQGFRSLKLVNADMDQLLSDQPVGVDYGTLDNGLRYYVRCNSKPRMRAALALAVWAGSVLEEEDERGVAHIVEHLAFSATKKYTNHDIIKFLESIGAEFGACQNAVTSADDTVYELLVPVDKPELLSQAISVLAEFSSEIRVSKDDLEKERGAVMEEYRGSRNATGRLQDAHWMLMMEGSKYAERLPIGLERVIRTVSSETVKHFYKKWYHLCNMAVIAVGDFSDAQDVVELIKTHFGQKIPDPDPPLIPTIQVPSHDEPRFSCFVESEAAGSAVMISYKMPADELKTVKDYRNLLAESMFLYALNQRFFKIARRNDPPYFSCSAAADVLVRPLKANIMTSSCKRKGTIEALESMLIEVARARLHGFSEREISVVRALLMSEIESAYLERDQIQSTSLRDEYLQHFLHNEPVVGIEYEAQLQKTLLPHISTLEVSKCSEKLRTSCSCVIKTIEPQPFAVLDDLKNVVKKVNLLEEEGRISPWDDEHVPEEIVTTKPNMGHVVQELEYSNIGATELILSNGMRICYKRTDFLDDQVIFTGYSYGGLSELPENEYFSCSMGPTIAGEIGVFGYRPSVLMDMLAGKRAEVGTKIGAYMRTFYGDCSPSDLETALQLVYQLFTTNLTPGEEDVKIVMQMAEEAVSAQDRDPYTAFTNRVKELNYGNSYFFRPIRKSDLQKVDPRKACEFFSTCFKDPSTFTIVIVGNIDPTIAMPLILQYLGGIPKPPEPIMHFNRDELKGLPFTFPTSIHREVVWSPMVEAQCLVQICFPVELKNGTMVEEIHFVGFLSKLLETKIMQVLRFKLGQIYSVGVSVFLGGNKPSRIGDVRGDISINFSCDPEISSKLVDIALDEMLRLQEEGPSEQDVSTILEIEQRAHENGLQENYYWLDRILHSYQSRVYSGDVGTSFEIQDEGRSKVRSSLTPSTAQFALKRILPFPSKNKYTVVILMPKASPLQLLKSVIQSARTNYGREAKILAGVTGLAVLAFSLWRRAQNNSRHLLSRAAN; this is encoded by the exons ATGGAATTACTTCCGGCTTCTGCACCTCCGATCTCGAAGAAACAAGGATTCCGATCCCTCAAGCTCGTCAACGCCGACATGGACCAACTCCTCTCCGACCAACCCGTCGGCGTCGACTACGGTACACTCGACAATGGCCTTCGCTACTACGTTCGCTGCAATTCCAAACCTCGCATGCGAGCCGCTCTCGCTCTTGCCGTTTGGGCCGG ATCAGTTCTCGAAGAAGAGGATGAACGCGGAGTTGCTCACATTGTTGAGCACCTCGCTTTCAGTGCCACCAAGAAATACACCAATCACGACATCATCAAGTTCCTCGAGAGTATCGGAGCCGAATTCGGCGCTTGTCAGAACGCCGTCACCTCCGCCGACGACACCGTTTACGAGCTCCTCGTTCCAGTCGACAAGCCGGAGCTGTTGTCTCAGGCCATTTCGGTTTTAGCCGAGTTCAGTTCAGAA ATTCGAGTCTCGAAGGATGACTTGGAGAAGGAAAGAGGAGCTGTCATGGAAGAGTACAGAGGAAGCAGAAATGCCACGGGGAGGCTGCAGGATGCTCATTGGATGTTGATGATGGAAGGTTCAAAG TATGCTGAAAGGTTGCCAATTGGACTAGAGAGAGTGATTCGGACAGTTTCGTCCGAGACTGTGAAGCATTTTTACAAGAAGTGGTACCATTTATGCAATATGGCGGTTATAGCAGTTGGAGATTTTTCTGATGCACAG GATGTAGTTGAGTTGATAAAGACTCATTTTGGCCAGAAAATTCCCGATCCTGATCCTCCACTTATACCAACAATCCAGGTTCCATCACATGATGAGCCACGTTTTTCATGTTTTGTTGAATCCGAAGCTGCTGGG TCTGCAGTGATGATTAGTTATAAGATGCCAGCAGATGAGCTTAAAACAGTAAAAGACTACCGTAATTTACTTGCAGAATCCATGTTCCTCTATGCCTTAAACCAGAGGTTCTTTAAAATAGCACGTAGAAATGATCCACCCTATTTCTCCTGTTCTGCGGCTGCTGATGTTCTAGTCCGTCCATTAAAGGCCAATATAATGACTTCATCTTGTAAAAGAAAAGGAACTATTGAAGCATTGGAATCAATGTTAATAGag GTTGCAAGGGCAAGACTTCATGGCTTTTCAGAGCGTGAAATATCTGTAGTTCGTGCCCTATTAATGTCAGAGATTGAATCTGCTTATTTGGAGCGTGATCAAATTCAATCTACCAGCTTGAGAGATGAATatttacaa CATTTTCTCCACAATGAACCTGTTGTTGGGATTGAGTATGAGGCTCAACTCCAAAAGACTCTTCTACCAC ATATATCAACATTAGAGGTCTCTAAGTGTTCTGAGAAATTAAGGACATCGTGTAGCTGTGTCATAAAGACTATCGAGCCCCAACCATTTGCTGTGCTTGATGATCTGAAaaatgttgttaagaaagtcaATCTTCTTGAGGAAGAGGGTAGAATCTCTCCTTGGGACGATGAACATGTTCCAGAAGAAATTGTCACTACAAAGCCTAATATGGG GCATGTTGTGCAGGAATTGGAATATTCAAATATTGGAGCTACTGAACTGATTCTGTCAAATGGCATGCGGATCTGCTATAAGCGTACAGACTTTCTTGATGACCAG GTTATCTTCACCGGGTATTCATATGGGGGCTTATCTGAACTCCCAGAGAATGAGTACTTCTCTTGTTCAATGGGACCTACTATTGCTGGAGAAATTGGTGTGTTTGGTTATAGACCATCTGTCCTGATGGATATGCTTGCTGGCAAGAGAGCTGAAGTAGGTACCAAGATTGGTGCATATATGAGAACTTTTTATGGTGATTGTTCACCTTCAGACCTAGAAACTGCTTTGCAG CTTGTTTATCAGCTGTttacaacaaatttaacacCAGGTGAAGAAGATGTTAAAATAGTCATGCAAATGGCTGAAGAAGCAGTATCTGCTCAAGATAGGGATCCATATACTGCTTTTACAAACCGTGTAAAGGAGCTTAACTATGGAAACTCTTATTTCTTCCGG CCTATTAGAAAAAGTGACTTGCAAAAGGTTGATCCACGGAAAGCTTGTGAATTCTTCAGCACATGTTTCAAAGATCCATCAACTTTTACCATTGTGATTGTTGGGAACATTGATCCCACTATTGCAATGCCCTTGATATTGCAGTACCTA GGTGGAATTCCAAAACCTCCTGAACCTATTATGCATTTTAACCGCGATGAACTGAAAGGATTACCTTTCACTTTTCCGACGTCAATCCATAG AGAAGTGGTTTGGAGTCCTATGGTAGAAGCACAGTGTTTGGTGCAGATATGCTTTCCTGTGGAGCTGAAGAATGGGACCATG GTGGAAGAGATTCACTTTGTTGGGTTCTTGAGCAAGCttcttgaaacaaaaataatgcaGGTTCTCCGTTTCAAGCTTGGGCAG ATATACTCTGTAGGTGTTTCAGTATTTCTTGGTGGTAATAAACCCTCAAGAATAGGTGACGTTCGTGGAGACATTAGCATAAATTTCTCTTGTGATCCAGAGATATCTTCCAAGCTG GTAGATATTGCTTTGGATGAAATGTTACGCCTTCAAGAAGAAGGGCCTTCAGAACAGGATGTTTCAACCAtacttgaaattgagcaacgagcTCATGAAAATGGACTGCAG GAAAATTATTACTGGTTGGATAGGATTTTGCACAGCTATCAATCAAGAGTCTATTCTGGTGATGTTGGCACTTCTTTTGAG ATTCAAGATGAAGGGCGATCAAAAGTTAGATCATCCCTTACACCATCGACTGCACAGTTTGCACTAAAAAGAATATTGCCTTTTCCTTCCAAAAACAAGTATACTGTTGTGATTCTAATGCCCAAGGCTTCTCCTTTACAATTGCTGAAATCTGTAATCCAATCTGCTCGAACAAACTATGGCAGAGAAGCAAAG ATTTTGGCAGGAGTTACTGGCCTAGCAGTTTTGGCATTCAGTTTGTGGAGACGTGCCCAAAATAATAGCAGACATTTGCTTAGCAGAGCCGCGAATTAG
- the LOC114421129 gene encoding zinc protease PQQL-like isoform X2, with the protein MLIKMYAERLPIGLERVIRTVSSETVKHFYKKWYHLCNMAVIAVGDFSDAQDVVELIKTHFGQKIPDPDPPLIPTIQVPSHDEPRFSCFVESEAAGSAVMISYKMPADELKTVKDYRNLLAESMFLYALNQRFFKIARRNDPPYFSCSAAADVLVRPLKANIMTSSCKRKGTIEALESMLIEVARARLHGFSEREISVVRALLMSEIESAYLERDQIQSTSLRDEYLQHFLHNEPVVGIEYEAQLQKTLLPHISTLEVSKCSEKLRTSCSCVIKTIEPQPFAVLDDLKNVVKKVNLLEEEGRISPWDDEHVPEEIVTTKPNMGHVVQELEYSNIGATELILSNGMRICYKRTDFLDDQVIFTGYSYGGLSELPENEYFSCSMGPTIAGEIGVFGYRPSVLMDMLAGKRAEVGTKIGAYMRTFYGDCSPSDLETALQLVYQLFTTNLTPGEEDVKIVMQMAEEAVSAQDRDPYTAFTNRVKELNYGNSYFFRPIRKSDLQKVDPRKACEFFSTCFKDPSTFTIVIVGNIDPTIAMPLILQYLGGIPKPPEPIMHFNRDELKGLPFTFPTSIHREVVWSPMVEAQCLVQICFPVELKNGTMVEEIHFVGFLSKLLETKIMQVLRFKLGQIYSVGVSVFLGGNKPSRIGDVRGDISINFSCDPEISSKLVDIALDEMLRLQEEGPSEQDVSTILEIEQRAHENGLQENYYWLDRILHSYQSRVYSGDVGTSFEIQDEGRSKVRSSLTPSTAQFALKRILPFPSKNKYTVVILMPKASPLQLLKSVIQSARTNYGREAKILAGVTGLAVLAFSLWRRAQNNSRHLLSRAAN; encoded by the exons ATGTTAATTAAAATG TATGCTGAAAGGTTGCCAATTGGACTAGAGAGAGTGATTCGGACAGTTTCGTCCGAGACTGTGAAGCATTTTTACAAGAAGTGGTACCATTTATGCAATATGGCGGTTATAGCAGTTGGAGATTTTTCTGATGCACAG GATGTAGTTGAGTTGATAAAGACTCATTTTGGCCAGAAAATTCCCGATCCTGATCCTCCACTTATACCAACAATCCAGGTTCCATCACATGATGAGCCACGTTTTTCATGTTTTGTTGAATCCGAAGCTGCTGGG TCTGCAGTGATGATTAGTTATAAGATGCCAGCAGATGAGCTTAAAACAGTAAAAGACTACCGTAATTTACTTGCAGAATCCATGTTCCTCTATGCCTTAAACCAGAGGTTCTTTAAAATAGCACGTAGAAATGATCCACCCTATTTCTCCTGTTCTGCGGCTGCTGATGTTCTAGTCCGTCCATTAAAGGCCAATATAATGACTTCATCTTGTAAAAGAAAAGGAACTATTGAAGCATTGGAATCAATGTTAATAGag GTTGCAAGGGCAAGACTTCATGGCTTTTCAGAGCGTGAAATATCTGTAGTTCGTGCCCTATTAATGTCAGAGATTGAATCTGCTTATTTGGAGCGTGATCAAATTCAATCTACCAGCTTGAGAGATGAATatttacaa CATTTTCTCCACAATGAACCTGTTGTTGGGATTGAGTATGAGGCTCAACTCCAAAAGACTCTTCTACCAC ATATATCAACATTAGAGGTCTCTAAGTGTTCTGAGAAATTAAGGACATCGTGTAGCTGTGTCATAAAGACTATCGAGCCCCAACCATTTGCTGTGCTTGATGATCTGAAaaatgttgttaagaaagtcaATCTTCTTGAGGAAGAGGGTAGAATCTCTCCTTGGGACGATGAACATGTTCCAGAAGAAATTGTCACTACAAAGCCTAATATGGG GCATGTTGTGCAGGAATTGGAATATTCAAATATTGGAGCTACTGAACTGATTCTGTCAAATGGCATGCGGATCTGCTATAAGCGTACAGACTTTCTTGATGACCAG GTTATCTTCACCGGGTATTCATATGGGGGCTTATCTGAACTCCCAGAGAATGAGTACTTCTCTTGTTCAATGGGACCTACTATTGCTGGAGAAATTGGTGTGTTTGGTTATAGACCATCTGTCCTGATGGATATGCTTGCTGGCAAGAGAGCTGAAGTAGGTACCAAGATTGGTGCATATATGAGAACTTTTTATGGTGATTGTTCACCTTCAGACCTAGAAACTGCTTTGCAG CTTGTTTATCAGCTGTttacaacaaatttaacacCAGGTGAAGAAGATGTTAAAATAGTCATGCAAATGGCTGAAGAAGCAGTATCTGCTCAAGATAGGGATCCATATACTGCTTTTACAAACCGTGTAAAGGAGCTTAACTATGGAAACTCTTATTTCTTCCGG CCTATTAGAAAAAGTGACTTGCAAAAGGTTGATCCACGGAAAGCTTGTGAATTCTTCAGCACATGTTTCAAAGATCCATCAACTTTTACCATTGTGATTGTTGGGAACATTGATCCCACTATTGCAATGCCCTTGATATTGCAGTACCTA GGTGGAATTCCAAAACCTCCTGAACCTATTATGCATTTTAACCGCGATGAACTGAAAGGATTACCTTTCACTTTTCCGACGTCAATCCATAG AGAAGTGGTTTGGAGTCCTATGGTAGAAGCACAGTGTTTGGTGCAGATATGCTTTCCTGTGGAGCTGAAGAATGGGACCATG GTGGAAGAGATTCACTTTGTTGGGTTCTTGAGCAAGCttcttgaaacaaaaataatgcaGGTTCTCCGTTTCAAGCTTGGGCAG ATATACTCTGTAGGTGTTTCAGTATTTCTTGGTGGTAATAAACCCTCAAGAATAGGTGACGTTCGTGGAGACATTAGCATAAATTTCTCTTGTGATCCAGAGATATCTTCCAAGCTG GTAGATATTGCTTTGGATGAAATGTTACGCCTTCAAGAAGAAGGGCCTTCAGAACAGGATGTTTCAACCAtacttgaaattgagcaacgagcTCATGAAAATGGACTGCAG GAAAATTATTACTGGTTGGATAGGATTTTGCACAGCTATCAATCAAGAGTCTATTCTGGTGATGTTGGCACTTCTTTTGAG ATTCAAGATGAAGGGCGATCAAAAGTTAGATCATCCCTTACACCATCGACTGCACAGTTTGCACTAAAAAGAATATTGCCTTTTCCTTCCAAAAACAAGTATACTGTTGTGATTCTAATGCCCAAGGCTTCTCCTTTACAATTGCTGAAATCTGTAATCCAATCTGCTCGAACAAACTATGGCAGAGAAGCAAAG ATTTTGGCAGGAGTTACTGGCCTAGCAGTTTTGGCATTCAGTTTGTGGAGACGTGCCCAAAATAATAGCAGACATTTGCTTAGCAGAGCCGCGAATTAG